Proteins co-encoded in one Halorussus lipolyticus genomic window:
- a CDS encoding GNAT family N-acetyltransferase — protein MSPSERGYPDEEAGSFPEPPLSFDDKEGREIAIRPYDGEFEAVVEMYTDFAPSDRAQGIPPATESRVRDWFENLLDGLNVVAWHDDRAVGHATLVPDEDAHELAIFVHQDYQRAGIGSKLMQGLLGYGQVNGVEKVWLTVERWNHAAVNLYESVGFETHGTESFEIEMVLRL, from the coding sequence ATGAGTCCGAGCGAACGCGGCTACCCCGACGAGGAGGCCGGGTCCTTCCCAGAGCCACCGCTGTCGTTCGACGACAAGGAGGGCCGGGAGATAGCGATTCGGCCCTACGACGGCGAGTTCGAGGCCGTCGTGGAGATGTACACCGATTTCGCGCCCTCGGACCGGGCGCAGGGCATCCCGCCGGCCACCGAGTCGCGGGTCCGCGACTGGTTCGAGAACCTGCTCGACGGACTGAACGTGGTGGCGTGGCACGACGACCGAGCGGTCGGCCACGCCACGCTGGTCCCCGACGAGGACGCCCACGAACTCGCCATCTTCGTGCATCAGGACTACCAGCGCGCCGGAATCGGATCGAAGCTGATGCAGGGTCTCCTCGGCTACGGGCAGGTAAACGGCGTCGAGAAGGTTTGGCTGACGGTCGAACGCTGGAACCACGCCGCGGTCAACCTCTACGAGTCGGTCGGCTTCGAGACCCACGGCACCGAGAGCTTCGAAATCGAGATGGTTCTGCGGCTCTAA
- a CDS encoding universal stress protein, producing the protein MTEPPLEVETVLVPVDGSDESVEAVEYAVAVAEQYEASVHAMYVLGEELVRGIESGAVAKEDVLSDTETFMDTVRDLADEYGVTVSTSNAFGFSTTRKTQHPGSAVLDTAEDIDADFIVIPREPLTGEPGEVLEKAAEYVLLYASQPVLSV; encoded by the coding sequence ATGACCGAGCCGCCGCTCGAAGTCGAGACCGTCCTCGTCCCCGTCGATGGAAGCGACGAGTCGGTCGAGGCCGTCGAGTACGCCGTCGCCGTCGCCGAACAGTACGAGGCCTCCGTCCACGCGATGTACGTCCTCGGCGAGGAGCTAGTCAGAGGCATCGAGAGCGGAGCCGTCGCCAAAGAGGACGTCCTCTCGGACACCGAGACGTTCATGGACACCGTTCGGGACCTCGCCGACGAGTACGGCGTGACCGTCTCGACCTCGAACGCATTCGGCTTCTCGACCACCAGAAAGACCCAACATCCCGGAAGCGCGGTCCTCGACACCGCCGAGGACATCGACGCCGACTTCATCGTGATTCCGCGCGAACCCCTCACCGGGGAACCCGGCGAAGTGCTGGAGAAGGCCGCCGAGTACGTGCTGTTGTACGCCAGCCAGCCCGTGTTGTCGGTGTGA
- a CDS encoding universal stress protein produces MNVLLGIGGSDDSIRALEQSVERAQAAGDDLTVVILENPESDREPTDIESRVFQTLEDAEFTAEVRHLSGDPGSQLVDLAEREGFDQIVLGGGQRSPMGKIKLGHISEFVLLNSPVSVKLVR; encoded by the coding sequence ATGAACGTCCTGCTCGGAATCGGCGGAAGCGACGACTCGATACGGGCGCTCGAACAGAGCGTAGAGCGCGCCCAAGCCGCTGGCGACGACCTGACCGTCGTCATCCTCGAAAACCCCGAGAGCGACCGCGAACCGACCGACATCGAGTCGCGGGTGTTCCAGACGCTCGAAGACGCCGAGTTCACAGCCGAGGTCCGGCACCTCTCGGGCGACCCCGGAAGCCAACTCGTGGACCTCGCCGAGCGCGAGGGATTCGACCAAATCGTCCTCGGCGGCGGCCAGCGCAGTCCGATGGGGAAGATAAAACTCGGCCACATCTCGGAGTTCGTCCTGTTGAACTCCCCGGTCAGTGTCAAGCTAGTACGATGA